A region from the Actinomycetota bacterium genome encodes:
- the cpaB gene encoding Flp pilus assembly protein CpaB: MTTLVLNRRRTSRWSLLAMLAALVTALAVYSYLSYLRAQIPLSGRMVPMVVAATDIDSGVVVTAAMLEIESFPERYLPEEALSSSEAAVGRVAAVPILEGEPVTSRRLGSDGGSSSVVPDGMRAYSLSPDTLDGLALAPKAGDRVDVLATFAREGGNAETVTVIKAAKVASVGGSKSSSGVASQLGVGGGKGGITLLLTPEQSEALAQSEALGKIALVLAPNAG, translated from the coding sequence ATGACCACTCTTGTACTCAACCGCCGCAGGACCTCGCGTTGGAGCCTGCTCGCCATGCTGGCTGCGTTAGTCACCGCGCTGGCCGTCTACTCCTACCTGTCGTATCTGAGGGCCCAAATTCCGCTCTCCGGCCGGATGGTCCCGATGGTGGTGGCGGCCACCGACATCGACTCGGGGGTGGTGGTCACGGCGGCGATGCTGGAGATCGAGAGCTTCCCCGAAAGGTACCTGCCCGAAGAGGCCCTGAGCAGCTCGGAGGCGGCCGTCGGCCGGGTGGCGGCGGTGCCGATCCTGGAGGGGGAGCCGGTCACCTCCCGCCGGCTCGGAAGCGACGGCGGATCGTCGTCGGTGGTCCCCGACGGCATGCGCGCTTATTCGCTCAGTCCCGACACCCTGGACGGCCTGGCTCTGGCGCCCAAGGCCGGGGACCGGGTCGACGTCCTGGCGACCTTCGCCCGGGAGGGCGGCAACGCCGAGACCGTGACCGTCATCAAGGCCGCCAAGGTGGCGTCGGTCGGAGGGTCCAAGAGCTCATCGGGCGTGGCTTCGCAGCTCGGAGTGGGGGGCGGGAAGGGCGGCATCACACTGCTGCTAACCCCGGAACAGTCGGAGGCCTTGGCCCAATCTGAGGCGCTGGGAAAGATCGCCCTGGTGCTGGCGCCGAACGCCGGTTAG
- a CDS encoding FmdB family zinc ribbon protein, with protein MPTYEYLCTECGDRKEVVQSFTEPSLTTCEVCGGKLRKVIFPVGIQFKGSGFYSTDRRASQPMSRAGKQDAKGEAKEAKDSKDAKSEPSSDSKSETTSETKTDSKKSDSGSGSKDSGSSTKKAVEKSA; from the coding sequence TTGCCTACTTACGAATACCTGTGTACCGAATGCGGCGACCGCAAAGAGGTTGTCCAGTCGTTCACCGAGCCTTCCCTCACCACGTGCGAGGTGTGCGGAGGCAAGCTGCGCAAGGTGATCTTCCCGGTGGGCATACAGTTCAAGGGCTCCGGCTTCTACTCCACGGACCGGCGGGCCAGCCAGCCGATGTCCCGCGCCGGCAAGCAGGACGCCAAGGGCGAGGCGAAAGAGGCCAAGGACTCCAAGGACGCCAAGAGCGAGCCGTCCTCCGACTCCAAGTCCGAGACCACGTCGGAAACCAAGACCGACTCGAAGAAGTCCGACTCAGGCTCCGGCTCCAAGGACTCCGGGTCCTCGACTAAGAAGGCAGTGGAAAAGTCCGCTTAA
- a CDS encoding selenium metabolism-associated LysR family transcriptional regulator, whose product MAPLTIPALRGFVKLVDEGSFSAAAKRLGVTQPAISAQIRTLEDHFGTKLIVRSGRSWIPTAAGEQLYQHAGELSTVAERLEESMSTFGTLPAGRLNIGASTVPGEFLLPKILSPYCEKYPAVRVCVQVGDTAHIADQLLLRRVDMAVIGAAVAVDRLELIPFATDELVLIASAQNELHQKKSIHRDDLIFHPWVLRERGSGTRTMVSEAMAAVGLDPERLGVVLELGTTESVKRAVKANVGLSFISTFALEPGETTGDGELRVLNVPGLKAQRTLYLAVERGRTRRNSVDALLSFLSSKEVAAELKKLKFKPPKSS is encoded by the coding sequence TTGGCCCCACTTACCATCCCGGCCCTCCGGGGCTTCGTGAAGCTGGTCGACGAGGGCAGCTTCTCCGCCGCGGCAAAACGCCTGGGAGTGACCCAGCCGGCCATCAGCGCCCAGATCCGGACCCTCGAGGACCACTTCGGTACGAAGCTGATCGTGCGTTCGGGCCGTTCCTGGATTCCCACCGCTGCAGGCGAGCAGCTCTACCAGCATGCCGGCGAGCTCTCGACCGTGGCCGAGCGTCTCGAGGAGTCGATGTCCACCTTCGGGACCCTGCCGGCCGGGCGGTTGAACATCGGAGCCAGCACCGTGCCCGGGGAGTTCCTGCTGCCGAAGATCCTCAGCCCCTACTGCGAGAAGTACCCGGCCGTCCGGGTGTGCGTCCAGGTGGGGGACACCGCCCACATCGCCGACCAGCTTCTGCTCCGCCGGGTCGACATGGCGGTGATCGGGGCCGCGGTCGCGGTCGACCGGCTGGAGCTGATCCCGTTCGCCACCGACGAGCTGGTTTTGATCGCTTCGGCCCAGAACGAGCTGCACCAGAAGAAGTCGATCCACCGCGACGACCTGATCTTCCACCCCTGGGTCCTGCGGGAGCGCGGCTCGGGGACCCGGACCATGGTAAGTGAGGCGATGGCGGCAGTGGGGCTCGACCCGGAACGGCTCGGGGTGGTGCTGGAGCTCGGGACCACCGAGTCGGTCAAGCGTGCGGTCAAGGCCAACGTGGGCCTGTCGTTCATCTCGACCTTTGCGCTGGAGCCAGGCGAAACCACCGGCGACGGTGAGTTGAGGGTTCTGAACGTTCCGGGACTGAAGGCCCAGCGGACCCTCTACCTGGCGGTGGAGAGGGGCCGCACCAGGCGCAACTCGGTAGATGCCCTATTGAGCTTTCTCAGCTCCAAAGAGGTTGCCGCCGAGCTGAAGAAACTGAAGTTCAAGCCGCCGAAGTCCTCCTAG
- the moaC gene encoding cyclic pyranopterin monophosphate synthase MoaC, with protein sequence MSDPEAKLSHVDAEGKATMVDVSEKSTTVREATATAFVAMNPETVATVRGGSLKKGDETAVLGVARVAGIMAAKKTSELIPLCHPLALTGIKVDLTLEDAGVRIVTEVKTADRTGVEMEALTAAAVAALTIYDMCKAVDKGIRITNVELVNKVGGKSGGWSRE encoded by the coding sequence ATGTCTGATCCCGAAGCCAAGCTCTCCCACGTCGACGCCGAGGGCAAGGCGACGATGGTCGACGTCTCGGAGAAGAGCACAACCGTTAGGGAGGCCACAGCAACGGCTTTTGTCGCGATGAACCCCGAAACCGTCGCCACCGTGCGCGGCGGGAGTTTGAAGAAGGGCGACGAGACCGCCGTGCTGGGCGTCGCCCGGGTGGCGGGAATCATGGCGGCCAAGAAGACGTCCGAGCTGATTCCGCTGTGCCACCCGCTTGCCCTGACCGGGATCAAGGTGGACCTCACGCTCGAAGATGCGGGCGTCCGAATCGTGACCGAAGTCAAGACCGCGGACCGGACGGGCGTGGAAATGGAGGCGTTGACCGCCGCCGCCGTGGCGGCGCTGACGATCTACGACATGTGCAAGGCGGTCGACAAGGGGATCCGCATCACCAACGTCGAGCTGGTCAACAAGGTCGGCGGCAAAAGCGGGGGCTGGTCCCGCGAGTAG
- a CDS encoding PspA/IM30 family protein — protein MGISRRISTIFKAKASKALDRAEDPRETLDYSYERQLELLQKVRRGLSDVATSRKRVELQAQALRESGEKLESQAKQALGQNREDLAKEAIARRAGILSQLTELKAQHDQLKAEEEKLSEASRRLQTKVDAFRIKKETIKATYTAAEASTRINEAVTGISEEMGDVGMAMQRAQDRTEQMRARAGALDEMINSGALEDLSAPSDPIQAQLDSYNKTTGVELELDRLKQELGYEQAPAIESKTAAEGSN, from the coding sequence ATGGGAATTTCGCGTCGTATATCGACAATATTCAAGGCCAAAGCGAGCAAGGCACTCGACCGGGCGGAGGACCCCCGGGAGACGCTGGACTACTCCTACGAACGCCAGCTGGAGCTGCTGCAGAAGGTGAGGCGCGGCCTATCCGACGTCGCCACCTCCCGCAAGCGGGTCGAGCTGCAGGCCCAGGCGCTGAGGGAGTCCGGCGAGAAGCTGGAGTCACAGGCCAAGCAGGCGCTCGGCCAGAACCGGGAGGACCTGGCGAAGGAGGCCATCGCTCGGCGGGCGGGCATCCTCAGCCAGCTGACCGAGCTCAAGGCCCAGCACGACCAGTTGAAGGCCGAGGAGGAGAAGCTTTCCGAAGCCTCCCGCCGGCTGCAGACCAAGGTCGACGCGTTCCGCATCAAGAAGGAGACCATCAAGGCCACCTACACGGCCGCCGAGGCCTCGACCCGCATCAACGAGGCCGTCACTGGGATCTCCGAGGAGATGGGCGACGTGGGCATGGCGATGCAGCGTGCGCAGGACCGCACCGAGCAGATGCGAGCCCGGGCCGGCGCCCTGGACGAGATGATCAACTCGGGTGCGCTCGAGGACCTGTCGGCGCCGTCCGACCCGATCCAGGCTCAGCTCGACAGCTACAACAAGACGACCGGCGTGGAGCTTGAGCTCGACCGCCTGAAGCAGGAGCTCGGCTACGAGCAGGCCCCGGCCATTGAGTCCAAGACCGCAGCGGAGGGATCGAATTGA
- a CDS encoding DUF1059 domain-containing protein, whose product MALKYSCASVGADTCGFKTTASDKTDLARQLASHLVNVHNVKTPTQTIVRYLIKTAEQNSGLQQA is encoded by the coding sequence ATGGCACTCAAGTACAGCTGCGCATCAGTAGGCGCCGACACCTGCGGCTTCAAGACCACTGCTTCGGACAAGACGGACCTGGCACGCCAGCTAGCAAGTCACCTGGTGAACGTCCACAACGTGAAGACCCCCACCCAGACCATCGTTCGCTACCTCATCAAGACGGCAGAGCAGAACAGCGGCCTCCAGCAGGCCTAG
- a CDS encoding UTP--glucose-1-phosphate uridylyltransferase translates to MPVQTAIIPAAGMGTRFLPASKVVPKELVTVVDKPVIQYAVEELVRAGITNICIVTSEGKEAVSHHFHSNAKLESALKDKAKHDLLEEIQQLNNLAHIFSVTQDEPLGLGHAVWVAREHVHDDAFVVLLPDELLDPGDNFLSDMIATYEQTGKSVIAVDEVPHETIGSYGSIDPEPSDTDAMKVLALVEKPDPSVAPSDLALIGRYVLDPQVMDILEHVKPGAGGEIQLTDALEVMAGEGRLMARRYRGRRWDAGTKQGYLQATAALAFEHPELGPAFREYLAEIQALSSHV, encoded by the coding sequence ATGCCCGTCCAGACAGCCATCATCCCCGCGGCCGGAATGGGCACCCGGTTCCTCCCCGCCTCCAAGGTGGTTCCCAAAGAGCTGGTGACGGTGGTGGACAAGCCGGTTATCCAGTACGCCGTCGAGGAGCTGGTACGCGCCGGGATCACCAACATCTGCATCGTCACCTCCGAGGGCAAGGAGGCGGTAAGCCACCATTTTCACTCCAACGCCAAACTCGAAAGCGCCCTGAAGGACAAGGCGAAGCACGATCTGTTGGAGGAGATCCAGCAGCTGAACAACCTGGCTCACATCTTCTCGGTCACCCAGGACGAGCCGCTCGGGCTGGGCCACGCAGTCTGGGTCGCCCGGGAGCACGTCCACGACGACGCCTTCGTGGTCCTGCTGCCCGACGAGCTCCTCGACCCGGGGGACAACTTCCTGTCCGACATGATCGCCACCTACGAGCAGACGGGAAAAAGCGTGATCGCGGTCGACGAGGTCCCCCACGAAACCATCGGCTCCTACGGCTCCATCGACCCCGAACCCTCGGACACCGATGCGATGAAGGTGCTGGCCCTGGTCGAGAAGCCGGACCCCTCGGTTGCACCGTCCGACCTGGCGCTGATCGGCCGCTACGTCCTGGACCCGCAGGTCATGGACATCCTGGAGCACGTAAAGCCGGGCGCCGGCGGAGAGATCCAGCTGACCGACGCCCTCGAGGTCATGGCCGGCGAAGGCCGGCTGATGGCCCGGCGCTACCGGGGCCGCCGGTGGGACGCCGGGACCAAGCAGGGATACCTGCAGGCAACCGCCGCCCTGGCCTTCGAGCACCCGGAGCTCGGCCCGGCGTTCCGGGAGTACCTGGCGGAGATCCAGGCGCTTTCCAGCCATGTCTGA
- a CDS encoding DUF4177 domain-containing protein — MTKWEYASVPVIPHVAKEILDNWGEDGWELVSVFTPPDVGGVVAYFKRPKE, encoded by the coding sequence ATGACGAAGTGGGAGTACGCGTCCGTGCCGGTCATCCCCCATGTGGCCAAGGAGATCCTCGACAACTGGGGTGAGGACGGCTGGGAGCTGGTTTCGGTGTTCACCCCGCCCGACGTGGGCGGTGTGGTCGCTTACTTCAAGCGCCCGAAGGAGTAG
- a CDS encoding sensor domain-containing diguanylate cyclase, translating to MSEVDPSIELKKLADDAEAIAAGLYDREIDAPASGDLRRLAGALDQISATMKAQIVQLREYNEALARAHTRFGEALRATHNLDRMLEIALETGMETIGARSGLLMLRKGSGTLMTGVTRNLDTPGFKLEVGQGISGHVASTGTPILLPGSADPPERHASEPEVHTQLSVPLISHDRVLAVLNFYDKAQGNFTEADLRTILSLTDQAGVAIENVLLHQEAERMAIMDGKTGIWNHRWFQIQFAREIDRAQRFGRPFSLIILDIDDFRKFNNTYGHQIGDFVLIELAQRVRSTIRDVDMFARYGGEEFELLLSETDEAGGLNAAEKLRQVIAGSPFITEMTPDPLSVTISAGVASYPSGGTDFASIFKAADLALLQAKAQGKNRVVAHNPEQ from the coding sequence ATGTCCGAAGTCGACCCGTCGATCGAACTCAAAAAACTCGCCGACGACGCCGAGGCAATTGCTGCCGGCCTTTACGACCGGGAGATCGACGCACCGGCCTCAGGCGACCTCCGCCGGCTGGCGGGCGCACTGGACCAGATCTCCGCCACGATGAAGGCGCAGATCGTCCAGCTCCGGGAGTACAACGAGGCCCTGGCCCGGGCCCACACCCGGTTCGGGGAGGCCCTCCGGGCGACCCACAACCTTGACCGGATGCTCGAGATCGCCCTCGAAACCGGCATGGAGACCATCGGCGCCCGCAGCGGCCTGCTGATGCTCCGCAAGGGCTCGGGAACCCTGATGACCGGCGTCACCCGCAACCTCGATACCCCCGGGTTCAAGCTGGAGGTCGGCCAGGGGATCTCGGGGCACGTCGCCTCCACCGGCACGCCGATCCTGTTGCCCGGCTCCGCCGACCCGCCGGAGCGCCACGCAAGCGAGCCCGAGGTCCACACCCAGCTGTCCGTGCCGCTGATCTCCCACGACCGGGTCCTGGCGGTGCTGAACTTCTACGACAAGGCGCAGGGCAACTTCACCGAAGCCGACCTGCGGACGATCCTGTCGCTCACCGACCAGGCCGGCGTGGCCATAGAGAACGTCCTGCTCCACCAGGAGGCGGAGCGGATGGCGATCATGGACGGCAAAACCGGCATCTGGAACCACCGGTGGTTCCAGATCCAGTTCGCCCGAGAGATCGACCGGGCACAGCGCTTCGGCCGCCCCTTCTCGCTGATCATCCTGGACATCGACGACTTCCGGAAGTTCAACAACACCTACGGCCACCAGATCGGGGACTTCGTGCTGATCGAGCTGGCCCAGCGGGTGAGGTCGACCATCCGTGACGTCGACATGTTCGCCCGCTACGGGGGCGAGGAGTTCGAGCTGCTGCTCTCCGAGACCGACGAGGCCGGTGGGTTGAACGCCGCCGAGAAGCTGCGGCAGGTGATCGCAGGATCCCCGTTCATTACGGAGATGACCCCCGACCCCCTGTCGGTGACGATCTCCGCCGGCGTCGCCTCCTACCCCTCCGGCGGCACCGACTTCGCCTCGATATTCAAGGCCGCCGACCTGGCCCTGCTGCAAGCCAAAGCCCAGGGCAAAAACCGGGTCGTCGCCCATAACCCGGAGCAATAG
- a CDS encoding VOC family protein — MARIHHVTVTVPSEDDIAAGQAFYELLGGVPLVRPPMLAADTPGCWLGFDGTQVHLIVGDAEPGPAHMAIDVGDMYDAVLERLSEAGVDRRDARKSWGARRCFVRDPAGNLVELFEAPPDSIAERPGKA; from the coding sequence GTGGCACGCATTCACCACGTTACGGTCACCGTCCCATCCGAGGACGACATCGCCGCCGGGCAGGCCTTCTACGAGCTGCTCGGCGGCGTCCCCTTGGTCCGGCCCCCGATGCTGGCGGCCGACACCCCGGGCTGCTGGCTGGGATTCGACGGCACCCAGGTCCACCTGATAGTCGGCGACGCCGAGCCGGGGCCCGCCCACATGGCAATCGACGTAGGCGACATGTACGACGCAGTCCTCGAGCGCCTCTCCGAAGCCGGGGTCGACCGCCGGGACGCTCGAAAGTCGTGGGGCGCCCGCCGCTGTTTCGTGAGGGACCCGGCGGGCAACCTGGTCGAGCTGTTCGAGGCGCCGCCCGACTCGATCGCCGAGAGGCCCGGAAAAGCCTAG